The sequence TCTGTGTCATTGGCTATCTCAATGGCCTCCTCTTCTGTTTTATATGAGATCACAGATAGTACAGGACCAAATATTTCTTCTCTGGCAATACGCATTTGGTTGTTTACATTCACAAACACAGTTGGTTTGACAAAGTTTCCTGCTTCAAGGCCTGAGGGCTGTCCAATACCTCCAGTTAGTAATTCTGCACCTTCTTCCAATCCTAACCGAATATAGGATTGTACACGATCATATTGCTTTTTGCTTACCAAAGGACCTACAGCGGTATCTGCGTCCTGTGGGTTTCCTACTTTCACGTGTTCAACTGTTTCTTTTACTAGTTTTTTTACTTCTTCCAGGTGCGTTTCAGGTACTAATAACCGTGTACCTGCCACACAGGCTTGTCCACTATTCATAAACGCTGCCTGAATCGCCAATGGAACAGCCGTTTCAAAATTAGCATCTTCCAGGATAATATTAGGTGATTTGCCACCCAGTTCCAGCGTAATTCGTTTCATGCTATCCGCTGCATTTCGGGCAATGGATTTACCAACCTGAGTAGAACCTGTAAATGAAATCTTAGCAATGTCCGGATGGCGACTGATTTCAGCGCCTACTACATCCCCACGACCATTTACAATGTTAAACACTCCAGCAGGCAAACCGGCTTCATGCAAACATTCTGTAAGGATCTGCGTTTGCAGCGCACTCATCTCGCTAGGTTTGATCACTGCGGTGCATCCTGCTGCGATGGCGGTCGATAATTTGTTAGAAATAAAACTATTGCTTGCATTCCAGGGTGTAATGATACCTACTACACCAACAGGTTCCATATGCACCTGTGATTGGCCTACAGTTCGTACTAGCTCTACTTGTTTTAGCGTCTCCATCGCACTTTGAATACTGTTTAGTGCATTGAGTGTACTCATTTTGGAGAATTGCAGCGTGCCCCCATATTCCCGAACCATCACTTCCGTAAGTTCATCCTGGCGCTTGGCTATTGCCTCATACATCTTTTGCAGATATTCCAAACGTTGTTCTTTGGTTGTCTGTGAGAAGGATTTGAAGGCAGCTTTTGCACTGGCAATTGCTTTACGTGTATCTTCTACATCACCGAGTTGGACAGTGCCAATTACTGTGTTATTGCTTGGGTTAATCAGTTCAGCAACTTCTGTTCCGTGTGGAG is a genomic window of Xanthocytophaga agilis containing:
- a CDS encoding aldehyde dehydrogenase family protein, whose translation is MKTIDKIYVNGAFVTPHGTEVAELINPSNNTVIGTVQLGDVEDTRKAIASAKAAFKSFSQTTKEQRLEYLQKMYEAIAKRQDELTEVMVREYGGTLQFSKMSTLNALNSIQSAMETLKQVELVRTVGQSQVHMEPVGVVGIITPWNASNSFISNKLSTAIAAGCTAVIKPSEMSALQTQILTECLHEAGLPAGVFNIVNGRGDVVGAEISRHPDIAKISFTGSTQVGKSIARNAADSMKRITLELGGKSPNIILEDANFETAVPLAIQAAFMNSGQACVAGTRLLVPETHLEEVKKLVKETVEHVKVGNPQDADTAVGPLVSKKQYDRVQSYIRLGLEEGAELLTGGIGQPSGLEAGNFVKPTVFVNVNNQMRIAREEIFGPVLSVISYKTEEEAIEIANDTDYGLQAYVSSSDEKRAHQVAGQLHAGRVLINCLKHDPMAPFGGFKQSGLGREYGIFGLEAYLEPKTIIE